CTTCAAGGCGGTCTCCCAGTTCATGCACGTGCTGCCCATCCCGTGGGTGGAGGCCGAGGACGTCACGAACGCCGCCCTCTTCTTGGCCTCTGATGAGGGGCGCTATATCACGGGCGTCGCACTGCCGATCGATGCCGGCGGCATGCTCAAGTGAGTGATCGAGCGCATCCGGTGCCGAGCTGAAATGCACCGGATGCGCTCATCGTGCGTGCGGCCGGGTGGAAATATTCTCGTCGCGCAAGACCCAGCGCGCGATCTCGGTCTGGTCCGCGCCAGGCCCGAGCGCGGTGTCGGCTTCGGTCCAGAGTTCGACGGCGCGTTCGCCGAGCGGTGTGCTGACGCCGAGCGCGTCGGCCAGACTGGTGGCGATACGCATATCCTTGAGCATCAGTGCCATACCGAAGCCGGAATCGTACGTCTCCGGCAGGATATAGCGCGGAAATTTGACTTCGGTCGAGGCGCTCCTGCCGCTCGAGATATTGATCATCATTACCATAAGGTCCGGGTCGAGACCGAAACGTCGTCCGGCCGCGATTCCCTCCGCACTCGCGAGTAGATGCACTGCGGCGAGCAGATTGTTGATTGCTTTCAACGCATGCCCGGCGCCGGTATTGCCCACATGGTGCAGTTGGCCGAGTGGCGCCAGCAAAGTGCTGATCCTTGCCACGGCGGTCGCGGTGCCGCCGGCCATGATCGTGAGCGTCCCCGACTCGGCGCCGTCGACCCCGCCGGATACGGGCGCGTCGATCAGCGTGATCCGCCGTTTGGCAAGCGCGTAGGTCAGCCGCTGCGTCGAGAGCGGCTCGGAAGAACTCATGTCGACGACGATCGAGCCGGGGCGCAGGGCGTCGAGCACGGCTGCGTCGCCCAATATCGCCTCGACAACTGCGGAATTCGGCAGCATCAAGACAACGAACGCCGCGCCTGTCACGGCCGCCGGTGCGCTCATCGCCGCATTACCGCCTGCGGCGATGAGCGACAGCCGGGCATCTTCAGCGGGATCGAATCCGGTCACGTTGCGTCCTGCGTCGATGAGTCGTTTGGACATCCGCGTGCCCCATGGCGCCCAGCCCGAGGAACGCCACACGAACGGTGTCAGTCATCGGAGCGTTCCGCCAGAATCTGGCCGGCGATCCGGAACGATTCGACTGCCGCGGGCACACCGGCATAGACGGCGGTGTGGAGCAGCACCTCCTGGATTGCGCCCGGAGAAACTCCGTTGGCGAGGGCACCACGGACATGGGTGCCGAATTCGGTGGGCCGGTTGAGCGCCGTGAGCATCGCGAGGGTGATCATGGAGCGGGTGCGCGGCGACAATCCCGGTCGAGTCCACACAGCGCCCCAGCAGTACTCGGTGACCAGCTCCTGCATGGGACGGGAAAATTCCGTCGTATCGGCGAGCACCCGGGTCACGTATTCCTCACCGACGACCGCTGCCCTGACCTGCAGGCCTGCCTCATAGAGCTGGCGGCGAGTCGTATCGTCAGGTGAGGGCAGCATTTGCCTGCTTCCGGGTCGGTCGAGAACAACGTCGACGTTGGTGTGGCTAACGGACGCCGTGGTCGGACGCCCACCAGCGATGGTATTGGCATTCTCATTTTTTGCAAGTACCGTAATCAGCGATGAACGACCCAGTACAGACCTCGTCCGGTATACCGCTCGAGCCGGTCTACGGACCGGCGGACCGAGGCGCCGATCCGCCGGCGCCCGGCGGCTTCCCATTCACTCGCGGCAATTTCGCCACCGGCTACCGGGGGCGACTGTGGACGTTTCGCCAGTACTCCGGATTCGGTACCGCCGAGGAGTCCAACCGCCGCTATCGCTACCTCCTGAGTCAGGGCGGCACCGGCCTGTCGGTCGCGCTTGATCTACCGACACAATGCGGCTACGACTCCGACGATCCGGAAGTGACCGAAGAGGTCGGCCGAGTCGGGGTGGCCGTGGACACCCTCGCCGACGCCGAGGTGCTGTTCGATGAGATACCACTGGACAAGATCAGCACCAGCTTCACGATCAACGGCACGGCCGCGATCCTGTTGGCGTTCTATGTGGCAGCCGCCGAGAAGAAGGGCGTGCCGCGCGAAAAGCTCACGGGCACAATTCAGAACGACATACTCAAGGAGTACGCGTCGCGCGGTACCTGGATCTGGCCGCCGGAGCCGTCGCTGCGGCTGATCGCCGATACCATCGAGTTCTGCGCGGCCGAGGTGCCGAAATTCAACGCGATATCGGTCGCGGGCGCACACTTCCGCGACGCGGGTGCCACTGCGGTGCAGGAGATGTCGTTCACGCTCGCGGATGGGGTGACCTACTGCGACACCGTGGTGGAGCGGGGGCGAATGACCATAGATCAGTTCGCTCCGCAGATCTCCTTCTTCTTTTACACCCATGGCGACTTCTTCGAGGAGATTGCCAAGTACCGCGCGGGGCGCCGACGTTGGGCGACCATCGTGAGGGAGCGGTACGGGTCGACCGCCGACAAGGCGTCGATGTTCCGCTTCGGCTGTGTCGCGGGCGGTGCCTCCTTGTACGCGCCACAGGCACAGAACAATCTGGTCAGAGTGGCCTACGAAGCGATGGCATCGGTTCTCGGTGGGGTGCAGTCGATGTTCACCGCGGCGTGGGATGAACCGTTTGCCCTGCCCAGCGAGGAGTCGGCGACTTTGGCGCTGCGTACTCAGCAGATCCTCGCCTATGAAACCGGCGTCACCCGTGTCGCGGACCCACTCGGCGGTTCCTACTTCGTGGAGGCGCTCACCGATGCCACCGAGGCGCGAATCATCGAGATCATGGACGACCTCGATCGCCACGGCGGCATGGTTCGCGCAATCGAGGACGGTTACCTGCAAGGCCTGATCGCGGACGAGGCCTACCAACTGCACAAGGACGTCGAGGCGGGCACGCGCCCTGTTGTGGGCGTCAACAAGTTCGTCTCCGAAGAGCCCGCGCCCGAGATCGTGACCTACGAATTGGACGCCGAAGGACGTGATCTGCAGCTGCAGCGGCTTCGACGGGTCAAGGCCGAACGGGATTGTGCGGCCGTCGATGCCAGCCTTGCGGCTTTGTCCAAGGCTGCGGAAGGAGACGAGAATTTGATGCACTATCTGATCGATTGCGCCAACGCCTATTGCACCGTGGGGGAGATGACCGCTGCACTCAAAGACGTCTGGGGCGAGTTCCAGCAGCCGGTGGTGTTCTGATGGCAACTCGGGTTCTGGTCGCGAAACCCGGCCTCGACGGCCATGACCGGGGGGCCAAGATTGTCGCCCGCGCGTTGCGTGACGCCGGTTTCGAAGTCGTCTACACCGGGATTCGCCAGCGCATCGAGGACATCGTGTCGATCGCGCTGCAGGAGGATGTCGCCGTGGTCGGGCTGAGCATCCTCTCGGGCGCGCACGTGGCTCTGACCGCCCGGGTCGTCGAGGCCCTGCGGGCTGCCGATGCGGCCGATATCGCCGTGATCGTCGGCGGCACGATCCCGCAGACAGATGTCGCGCGGTTGCTGGAAGTCGGCGCCGCGGCGGTGTTCCCGACTGGCACCTCACTGGAGGTTCTTGTCACCGACATCCGGGCGCTCACCAGTACACAGTCGCCAGCGTGAACTCATTCGGTGGCGCGCATGGCTGGGGCCCCGGCCATGCGGCAAGCAGTGGAATACGGAGGCATTCGTGCGTATCGGAGTGATGATCGGGCCGGAAAAAGGGGATGCCGCGCGAAAGCTCACCCGGATGTTGGACGACATCGAGTGGGCGGAATCGGCGGGGTTGGACACCGCGTGGATTCCGCAGATTCCTACCGATTTCGACGCGCTGATCACCATCGCGCTGATGGGGTCGAGGACCACGCGGATCGAGTTGGGGACCGCCGTGGTGCCGCTGCAGGCGCAGCATCCGATTGCCCTTGCACGGCAAGCGCTTTCGGCACAGGCCGCAGCTGGCGGACGACTGGCGCTCGGCGTCGGTCCATCGCATCACTGGATTGTCCGGGGCATGCTCGGATTGCCCTATGAGAAGCCCGCGGGATACACGAGGGACTATCTCGACGTGCTGAACGTCGCGCTGCGGGGACCCGGCCAGGTCGACGTTGAGAACACGACGTTCACGGTGCACAATCCGCTCGACCTCGGACCCGTCGCACCCGTGCCGGTGCTGATCGCCGCACTCGGGCCGGTCATGCTGCGGATCGCAGGCGAGCACGCCGACGGGACAATTCTGTGGATGGCCGACGAACGTGCAGTCGGCGCACACGTCGTCCCCCGCATCACCAAGGCAGCAGCCGAGGCCGGTCGACCGGCACCGCGGGTGGTTGCCGGTCTACCGGTATGTCTGTGTAAACCTTCCGAGGTCGATGAGGCCAGGTCCCGGGCGAACCGAATCCTGGGGGAAGCCGAAATCTCGCCAAATTATCAGCGACTCCTGGAAGCCGGCGACGCCCAGGACATCGGCGATATCTGCATCGCGGGTGACGAGCGGGCCATTGCCGCCGGACTTCGGCGATTCGCCGATGCCGGAGCTACCGATCTCTCGGTGCGGCTGCTGCCGATCGGTGACAACCGCGACGAACTGGTCGCCTCCAAGCGCCGGACCCGGGAGATGATCGCCGACCTGGCGAAGGAACTGCGGTGACCAGCGCTCGCGGCGCGAACACGGGGGACATCCCCGGCGCGGGCGCGAGCCACGCGGCCGCCGCGAATGCCGGCCCGTTGGACGGTATCCGCATCCTCGAGGTCGGCACTATGCTGGCCGGTCCGTACGCGACGATGATGCTCGCCGATCTCGGGGCCGAGGTCACCAAACTGGAACCGCTCGACGGCGAGATCTCGCGGCAGGTAGGTGACAGCTACTTCGCCAGCCTCAATCGTGGTAAGCGCAGCATTTGCCTCGACCTGACCTCGGCTGATGGCCAATCCACGCTCGGCGAGTTGGTCGCGCAGTCGCACGCGCTGCTGGTGAACCTCAAACCCTCG
The DNA window shown above is from Nocardia sp. NBC_01730 and carries:
- a CDS encoding LLM class F420-dependent oxidoreductase, whose protein sequence is MRIGVMIGPEKGDAARKLTRMLDDIEWAESAGLDTAWIPQIPTDFDALITIALMGSRTTRIELGTAVVPLQAQHPIALARQALSAQAAAGGRLALGVGPSHHWIVRGMLGLPYEKPAGYTRDYLDVLNVALRGPGQVDVENTTFTVHNPLDLGPVAPVPVLIAALGPVMLRIAGEHADGTILWMADERAVGAHVVPRITKAAAEAGRPAPRVVAGLPVCLCKPSEVDEARSRANRILGEAEISPNYQRLLEAGDAQDIGDICIAGDERAIAAGLRRFADAGATDLSVRLLPIGDNRDELVASKRRTREMIADLAKELR
- a CDS encoding carboxymuconolactone decarboxylase family protein — encoded protein: MLPSPDDTTRRQLYEAGLQVRAAVVGEEYVTRVLADTTEFSRPMQELVTEYCWGAVWTRPGLSPRTRSMITLAMLTALNRPTEFGTHVRGALANGVSPGAIQEVLLHTAVYAGVPAAVESFRIAGQILAERSDD
- a CDS encoding cobalamin-dependent protein (Presence of a B(12) (cobalamin)-binding domain implies dependence on cobalamin itself, in one of its several forms, or in some unusual lineages, dependence on a cobalamin-like analog.); its protein translation is MATRVLVAKPGLDGHDRGAKIVARALRDAGFEVVYTGIRQRIEDIVSIALQEDVAVVGLSILSGAHVALTARVVEALRAADAADIAVIVGGTIPQTDVARLLEVGAAAVFPTGTSLEVLVTDIRALTSTQSPA
- a CDS encoding NAD(P)-dependent oxidoreductase is translated as MTGFDPAEDARLSLIAAGGNAAMSAPAAVTGAAFVVLMLPNSAVVEAILGDAAVLDALRPGSIVVDMSSSEPLSTQRLTYALAKRRITLIDAPVSGGVDGAESGTLTIMAGGTATAVARISTLLAPLGQLHHVGNTGAGHALKAINNLLAAVHLLASAEGIAAGRRFGLDPDLMVMMINISSGRSASTEVKFPRYILPETYDSGFGMALMLKDMRIATSLADALGVSTPLGERAVELWTEADTALGPGADQTEIARWVLRDENISTRPHAR
- a CDS encoding methylmalonyl-CoA mutase family protein, translating into MNDPVQTSSGIPLEPVYGPADRGADPPAPGGFPFTRGNFATGYRGRLWTFRQYSGFGTAEESNRRYRYLLSQGGTGLSVALDLPTQCGYDSDDPEVTEEVGRVGVAVDTLADAEVLFDEIPLDKISTSFTINGTAAILLAFYVAAAEKKGVPREKLTGTIQNDILKEYASRGTWIWPPEPSLRLIADTIEFCAAEVPKFNAISVAGAHFRDAGATAVQEMSFTLADGVTYCDTVVERGRMTIDQFAPQISFFFYTHGDFFEEIAKYRAGRRRWATIVRERYGSTADKASMFRFGCVAGGASLYAPQAQNNLVRVAYEAMASVLGGVQSMFTAAWDEPFALPSEESATLALRTQQILAYETGVTRVADPLGGSYFVEALTDATEARIIEIMDDLDRHGGMVRAIEDGYLQGLIADEAYQLHKDVEAGTRPVVGVNKFVSEEPAPEIVTYELDAEGRDLQLQRLRRVKAERDCAAVDASLAALSKAAEGDENLMHYLIDCANAYCTVGEMTAALKDVWGEFQQPVVF